AAATGAGTATGATACATTAAAACGTGTGGTCGTTTGTCCACCTACATATATGAAAATTGAAGAAATTATTAATGAAACACAAAAGCATTATGCGGACGAAAACATTGATGAGAGCTTAGCTTCAAAGCAGCACCGTCAATTTGTCGAATGTCTTCAAAAAGAAGGGATTGAAGTCATCGCACTATCTGCACAAGAGCCATTTCCAGAACAAGTATTTACACGGGATATTGGCTATACGCTCGGAGATACCGTTATTGTCACGAAAATGGGCAGCGAAATTCGAAGCGGAGAAGAACAAGTGCTAGCCGATTGGCTGCAGCAGCAAGGTATTCCTTTCCATCAGGTACCGGACCACTCCATTGAAGGTGGAGATGTGCTGATTGATGGACAAGCTATTTTTATTGCACTCAGCGACCGTACAAGTAAAGAAGGCGTGGAGCATATCCAAGAGCTGCTTCCAGCGTATGAGGTTGTTCCGATTCCTATTGATCGGTCTTATCTTCATCTTGATTGTGTGTTAAATATTTTATCATCTACAGAAGCGCTTGTATTTTCACCCGCTTTACATGAAAAAGAATTAAATTTACTTCGCATGAAATATGATTTAATTGAAGTAACAAAAGAAGAGCAGTTTACGATGGGAACCAATGTATTATCCATCGGTAATCAACGGGTGATCAGTCTTCCAATGAATACAGAAGTGAATGAAGAGTTAAGGAAACGAGGCTATAAAGTAATTGAAGTTGATATATCTGAAATTATTAAATCCGGCGGTTCTTTCCGCTGCTGTACAATGCCTCTTGAACGAGTGTAAAAAAGCTTAAAAAGAAAAAAAGATCTCGGCGATAGGCAGGGATCTTTTTTTTGAAGGATATTGTATAAAATTTCAAGTGAAAGGAACATTAACCTATATAAGCTGTTGAAGGAAAGGAGTGATAAACATGGCAAATCGTAATCCTATTTTAGTTCAAGGTGCTGAACAGCTTCTTGATCAGTTAAAAACGGAAATCGCGGGAAGACTTAACGTTCAGCTTGGCGCGGAACAAACGGCTCGCGCAAATGGTTCTGTTGGTGGAGAAATGACGAAGCATCTTGTTGCGATGGCGCAGCAGCAATTAAGCGGTGCACAAGGACACATTCGCTAGTCTGCTCTACATAAACACTTTGATGAAAAGTTCTGGCTCTTTTGAGCCGGAACTTTTTTTGTGTAGGAAACATCATTCTACTTTCTCATGGTCGCTTGATTTGAGATTTTGCTCGAAATTCTCCACTTTCAAGGTTGAAAAGTGCATAAAATGGGAAAAGAACAAAAAAAGAGAAAGTAGAGGTTTATCATGAAAAAGCTATTATCATTTGGAAAAAGTCTTGGTAAAGAAATTCAAGAAGACCAAGCAACGGGACTAGCGGCTGAGCAAGCCTATTATTATATGCTATCATTATTCCCTATGCTTATTTTACTGATATCGATTGTTCCGTATCTATCGATTAAACCGGAAGAGGCAATCGATCTTCTTCAAAGCGTTATGCCGGGAGAAACGGCTGCAATCTTTAAAGATAACGTAGCTCAATTTGTGAGCCAACCAAACGGCGGGTTACTGACTGTAGGGATTTTAGGAACCATTTGGTCCGCTTCAAACGGTATGAACGCCTTTATTCGTGCAATGAACCAAGCCTACGACGTGAAAGAACAGCGCTCGTTTATTAAAGTAAGAGGCTTGTCCATTCTTTTAACAATTGGATTAATTGTAACAATTGTTGTATCGCTTCTTTTACCAGTGTTCGGAGGGGTTTTGTTAAATTGGATAAGCGAATGGTTTTCTCTTCCTTCAGGTACAACAGTGGTTTTAAATATTCTGCGCTGGATTGTTGGTGTCGGCACTATGGTACTTGTTTTATCCGTATTATACAGATTAGCGCCAAATAAAACATTTCCTTTTGCTCACGTATGGCCCGGAGCACTCGCTGCTACGCTGCTATGGCAGCTGACATCTTTAGGGTTCTCATTTTACGTAAGCAACTTTGGCAATTATTCTGCTACTTATGGAAGCTTAGGAGGCGTAATTGTTCTGATGCTTTGGCTATTTTTAACGGGGTTAATTCTCGTCATTGGAGGAGAGATTAATGCTATTTATCACCGAAACAAAACGGCTGCACCTCCTAAAGATACGTCTCAGGCGATGTAATAAAAAAGGAAACCTTTATAAAGGTTTCCTTTTTTAACGTTTAAAGCTATTAACAAGCTGTTTAAATGAGTTGGCTGTATATTTGACCGAATCTTTTTTGTACTGTATATCCGTTTTAATCGCTGCTTGTGTTACTTTTAAATGGTTTGTTTTTTCTTTAATATGATCAGTTTCGTTTTGAAGATGTTGAGAAGTGGCGTTTACAGAGTTCACAGTTGGCTTGATTTTTTTATTAAATGATACGCCTGCGTAAATAAGATACGCAAGTGATGCCAAAACAACAGCTAAGCTTATATAAACAATAATCATCATTGTGCCTCCTTTGTACGTATTTATATTTATATAGGTGAGAATAAAATATATACGAATATCATCCTCTTTATTTAATTGTTATACCCATTTTTAATTAAAACAAACAAAAGCCTGCCGAGAAGACAATATATTGGATTTTTTCTGAAATTTCATTCATCATTACATATAGAGTTACCTTGAAAGGAGAGAGAAGAAAAATGCCGTTAGATCCGCATATTCAAATATTTCTAAATCAATATAACGAAATGCCCCGTCCTTCTTTAGAGGACGTTACACCCCTGCAGCTGAGGGAAATGGAAAAAATGTCTTTAACTCCTTCTAAAGAAGCAGTTAAAAAAGTATATAATGAAGAAATCCAATTAAATGAACGTACCCTCACTATACGAGTGTATGAGCCTGAAGGAACAGGGCCATTTCCCGCTCTTGTTTATTATCACGGAGGAGGCTGGGTATTAGGAAGCCTGGATACTCATGACTCCATATGCAGGTCGTATGCAAATGAAACAAACTGTATTGTAGTGTCTGTTGATTACCGCCTTGCTCCTGAGAGTAAATTTCCCGCTGCGGTGAACGATGCCTATGACGCCTTGGAGTGGATTTCAGCTCACGCGTTTCAATTAAATATTGATTCAAACAAAATTGCCGTTGGAGGAGATAGTGCCGGTGGCAACCTTGCTGCGGTTGCAAGCATTTTAGCAAAACAAAGACAAGGTCCATCCATTGTTCATCAGCTGCTTATTTATCCATCTGTAGGATTTAAAAATCAGCACCCTGCATCTATGAAAGAAAATGCCGAAGGATATCTTCTTTCAAAAGATCTTATGGATTGGTTTCGCCTTCAGTACTTAAATAATAAAGAAGAAGAACAGCATCCCTATAACGCTCCGGTATTACTAGAAGATTTATCGAGCCTGCCGAGCGCTACCATTCTTACAGCACAGTACGACCCTCTAAGAGATAGCGGAAAAGACTACGCGGACGCATTAAAAAATCATGGTGTTCCCGTCACCTACGAAAATTATGAAACAATGATTCACGGGTTTTTAGGGTTTCATGAATTTGTTCCACTCGCTCAGCAGGCGATCAATAAAAGCGCAGCTCAACTGCGTCAAGTATTTGATTCTATTTAAGGATATATAGTGTCATAAATCATATAAACTCGAAAAGAACAGCACATTGATGTGCTGTTCTTTTCTGTATTTGGAGGGAGAAAAGGTTAAAAAGAGTTTCAAAAAAATAGCCTATTATCTCTTTTAAAGTTATTTCAATGTTATAAATAAAGACAATGTTATAGAAGTTATTGAAAATGATGCTTCACAATAAAAGAAAAGATTTCATATCTTAATGAAGGTTTTTTACAAGTTGAAACAAAGTAGGTGATTAAATGTTCTATTCTAATTTTTATACTCCTTTTAACTATGCTTTCTACCCTTATTTCATGCCTTCTTTTGGACGTCCTACTGGATATGTACTGAATTCTAGTGGTGAAGTTGACAGTTGGTGGGGAAGTTATCCGTTAGGGTATCCTGCGAAAGCTCCAAAATTTTTGGGTGGGGGGCAGACGCCTATTTCAGGACCTGCAATACCATTCAGTTTCAGGGGTTATTATTGAACTGATTACAAGGGTTACTGCCGTAAAAGGTAAGAAAGATACCTACAAAATTAAAGCAGTATTTAAAGCGACTGAAAGAGATGATATTTAATTCAGTCGAGAAAGTCAATCATAGGGTCGACTTTTTATTTTAGGTAATTAACAAGTTTGATTTGGTTAATGAAGAGAAAATAATAAGTAACTAAAAGGAGGTGGAGTTATGGATTATGAACAAAAAGATTATTATATCAGTGCAAAAGAAAATGAGTATTATAAAGTAATAAATGTAGTAGGTCATATGTTAGAGGAAGCACAAAGTAATAATAAATATCCAGTATGGGGCGAAAAACTAAGAACTGAGCTAAAAGAAAGTGCTGGTAATAACCTTACTCCATGGCATTTTAATATGATAATATCCACACTTTTAGATTATGTACCTGAAGAAGTAAAAAAATAAATCTAATGCTAAGTCACTCTGAAGAGTGGCTTTTTATTATATCTATAGTATGCAAATTAAAATATGTGCTAAATAATAAATGGTAAAAAAGGTGGCTAAACAACATGCCTAAGAAGCCATCTAAGATATGTAACACAGAGGAATGTCGTCAATTAGCTTATGATACATATTGTGACAAGTGCAAAAAAGATAATCATTAAGAGTACAAGGAACAGAGAGTAGATAAGGAAGGGAAAGCCTTTTAATCTAGTAACCCATGAATTAAATTATGCAATAGGAAGAAGAGATTAAATCCTTTAGATGAAGTCTGTCTTGAAGAGGGCAGGTGTACTCCTATTGAAATAGCCTATCACCTTATAGAAGTTAAAGAGGATTGGAGTAAAACTTATAGAGTGATTGTAAAGCACATCACCATAAGGTTCACTTTGGTGTAGATGGTAAGAAGTACACGAACATTAAGAAGATAAGAGAACCTATTAGAGAATGCTTATTTACAGAAAAGCAAGTAAAAGAATTATTAAAAGCTATAGAAAGTATAATGATGGATTACATTAATTATAGGAAAGAAAATGCAGAGAATGAGAATGATTCAAAAAGAAAATTATCGAAAAACTGATAAGGGAAATAATTGAATATATAAAAAAATAACCTTTTTCGTGATATTATTTACTCGTTAAGGGGCTGTGTGTTGTGAATGAACAATTAAAACCTGAGGAAATTAGCATAGAAGTTAAACTTGAGCTTCTAAAGATATGTAATGACGTAATGAACAATATAGGGACCCCTAAAGAATTAATTAAGGACTTAGAAAAATTAGTTAGTCAAATCAATTTATCAGTTTAATGTAACACTCCATACAAAGAAAAGTTAAGGGGAGAATGCTGTGAAAAAGTTGTTAGTTGGTAGCATTTTGTTGTCTTTGAGTTTCACTATGGGAGCATGTGACCAAAGGGAAGAGAAGAACGCTGAGAATTCTAAGGAAGAAACTGCTGTAAAGCCAGAAAAAAAGACTAATGAAAGAGAATTAAATAAGAAATCTGAATCTCAACAAATTCAAGATGAACAGAAAGATTTACGTGTGCCTACGCTACAAAAGTTGAAGTAGAAAGAAAGGCTAAGGAATTAGCAGAACAAAAAGTAAAAGAAGAAGCGGAAGCTAAACGACAAGTAGAAATAGCCGAACAACAAAGACAACAAAAGATTGCCGAAGAACAACGTATAGCAGCTGAACAAGCAGAGCAAAAGAAGGAAGCGGAATCTCCAGTTAGTCAAGAAACAATCGATAATTATGAAGCAAATCAAGCTGAAACATGGGCTGAAGAGGCTGAGATTGAGGAGGAACTGAATAAGGAAGAAGAAGAAAGATTAGCTAAAGAACAGGCAGAACAAGAAGCATATGAAGCTCAAATCATTGCTGAACAAGATGCTAATTCAAAGGAACAGATTCAAAAAGAAATTGATGAAGAAGGATATAGTCAAACATCATACTATTGCGATCAAGTTATGACTGCTGTGCAAAGAGGGGATATGACTAAAGAAGAAGCTGGAGGTTGTTTGAAATAATTTAATTATAATTTCAAGAATTTCCTTTGGAATTATTTTCTTATTTCTATTGATAAAAAAACCACCTAAATGGTACAATAGACTTATAAAAACATAATGGAATGTTGTTTTCACAGAGTTCATTGACATTAAGTAAGGTGATTTTTTGAATGATAAAAAACAAGTAGGTCAGCTGATTCAAGATCTGCGAAAGATTGCGGAAATGACAACTGTCGAGTTATCAGAAGGAATTTGTACAGAAGAAGAGCTACATCGATTTGAACAAGGTGAAATTCATGCAAGCAGTGAAGTTCTCTATCATTTATCGAAACGCTTAGGGGTTCCGATGAATTATTTCTTTGAAGCAGGAGAGCTAACGCCCAACGATTATTCAAAAGAAATTAAATCGACCATTAGGCATTATATACGAAAACGCGATTATGCAACCGTGTTACATATGGTGGATAAAGAAAAAGATAATCCTATGTTTCAAGATCCTTTTCACGCACAATTTTTCCTATGGCACGAAGCCATATGTGATTATTATATTGGAAATAAATTTGAGCAAGCGCTTCGTAAATTGGAAAAAGCGATTGCGTTCACGCGTACGAGCGAACAGTTTTATTCAGAAAAAGAGATTGCTATTTTAAATAGTATTGCCATTATTTACGAAGAAGAAGGTCATTTAAAAAAAGCGTTCAGTACGTTTATGGAAGGATTGCAGCATATTGCTTTGCTTCCTAAGTTAAAAGATCCTCTTGTCAAAATTCGAATTTTATATGGATTATCACATGCGCTTTTGCAAATGGAACGTTATGAAAAGTCGGTTAAATATGCACAAGCAGGACTAGAGCTGTGTATTCAGCATGAGACGCTTTATTTATTAGGAGAACTGCACTATCAAATTGGAGAAGCACTCTGTCAGCTTGGTGAGCTTAAAGAAGGAATAGCTTACCTAGAAAAAGCTATTACTGTTTTTGAAATTGAGCAAAATGAAGCGTTTGTGACCATTATTAAAGAAGAGATGTCTAAATATCAAGAAACAAAAAAGAAGAGCTGACAGCTCTTCTTTTTTATCTCCAATACACTGGGTGTGGGTAAAACGGACGAGGACGAGGGTAAAAGTAAGGGGGGTGGTAATAAATAGGACGTGGGTAAGGGTAAGGATAAAATGGACGTGGGCGAGGATATGGATAATAACCATAAGGGAATCTTTCTTCAGTTTTTTGGGGATTGGAATAATAATCATAGCCATATTGATACTCTTCTAAAGGTTGTTCCGGGTAATATGGGTAATTCACTCTTTTCACCGCCTAAGTTTTTATGCTTTTTACTGTATTCAATATAGAAAGAATTGGAGTATGTACCCATCAAACTTTTAATTTGAAAAAGGCGGGAGACAAGGAGTATTTTGAAAGCAAAAACAAATTAACTTTCCTTCTCGTTTTCTTGTAAGTTATCAGCACCGGGAAGGTTGGGAGGTTCGAAGCTTTTAATAAAAGAAGCGTAAGCAATCGTGTCTTTAATAGGATTTACATAAGATAATGGTTGACCTCGGTAGCTGAAATTAAATGTAATCCAAGCAAAATCTTTATTATTGTTGGAAATTAGTTTTGCATTATGTATAAAAGCAGATGCGGCAATCATCGCATCCGGGCCTTTAATTTTTTTATTTGATTCTATTTTGGCTTTTCTGCGAATTTGAGCTGCTAGCTGTGCAATTTCACTTGTAACGTCTACAATCTTATCGGTCATATCGTAAATATAATGATTTTTTACTGCTTTGACTTGAGGATTTGTTTCTACTTCCCAATGCGACAGAAGTTCCATTTGTACAACGGTAGGCATTAAAAATTCCGTATTATTTGAAATAAGTTCATTAATATATTCCACAACTTCTGGATAATTAAGCGCATGTGAAGCCCAAATGTTTGTATCAATGATTACTTTTTCACCCAACACAAATCGTTCACTCCTCTCTACTAGCCATTCGCACGAGCTCTTCTAACCCAAAAGGTGAGTAAAGAGCCGCGGATTCTGAAAGCTGATTGCTTAATAGAAGCTTTTCGTATTTAGTTAATCTAGTTTTGGCAGATTTTATGAGCCTTTCTTGTGTGCCGTTTACCACTTGATCTTTTTTATCATACGTGCGTAGAACTTTATTTTGAGGTTTATATTTAAGATTTTTTTTATTCACAGGGGGTGAGGAAGGTGGTTGCGGTGAGGGTTTTGTGTAAATTTTTCCATTTATTTTTATTTTGAAGTGCTTCTGAACTTCCTTGCTGTACGTTCCTTTTTTGTCATCTACCAAGCGCTGTGCTTTCATGATATCCCTGCCTTTTATATAAATTTATATAGTATATGTGATGAAGTTTTTTCTTACTATTCCTTTTATATAAAAAGATTAAAAAAGTTAGCTGCCGGGAGTTATTGAATTAATTGATGTTTGCCTGTTGGGTGATGATCTCAGCCAATACCGGACAAAGGTTTAAAAACATGATATCGTGTAAGAGAAATAAATTAGTATAGGTTAGAGAAGGAACTAGGCAACAATACGGTGTTTTATTACCGATTTGGTCCGTCCTCATTTATGAGATTTTGCTAAAATGTAAAAACCTACATATTTCCTTCCGAGATCATCCATACTTTATTGACAAAGGAAAATTAATCATGGTATATTATCTTTAATTAAAGATATTTAAATTAAAGATAAATAACGAATGATAAACTATACGATTTATCCGGAGGAATGTAGAATGAACCACTTAAAAGGAATACACCACGTAACGGCTATTACGAGCAGCGCAGAAAAGAATTATGAATTTTTCACCTATGTGTTAGGCATGCGCTTAGTAAAAAAAACGGTCAATCAAGATGATATTCAAACGTATCATTTGTTTTTCGCAGATGATAAAGGCAGTGCCGGAACGGACATGACTTTTTTTGATTTTCCAGGAATTCCAAAAGGTTCTCACGGAACAAATGAAATTTCAAAAACATCTTTCCGCGTTCCAAATGATGAGGCTTTAGACTATTGGGTAAAGCGCTTTGATCGCTTAGAAGTGAAGCATACGGGGATTCAAGAGCTATTTGGGAAAAAGACGCTTTCGTTTGTTGATTTTGATGATCAGCAGTATCAGTTAATTTCCGATGAAGGAAATCAAGGAGTTGAATCAGGCACTCCTTGGCAAAAAGGTCCTGTACCTCTTCAATACGCTATTACGGGACTCGGTCCTATCTTTATTCGTATCGCCGAGTTTAATTACTTTAAAGAAATGATGGAAAAAGTCCTTTTATTTAAAGAGATTGCTCAAGAAGGAAATCTCCATCTATTTGAAGTAGGAGAAGGGGGAAACGGTGCGCAAGTAGTAGTCGAACACAACGAAAAACTTCCGCAGGCTCAGCAAGGTTTTGGAACGGTTCATCACGTTGCTTTTCGCGTAGAAAATCGACAGGCTCTTGAAGAATGGATTAACCGAATGCCAAGCTTCGGTTTCCATACGTCTGGTTATGTGAATCGTCACTTCTTTGAATCGTTGTATGCAAGAGTGGCTCCGCAAATTTTATTTGAATTTGCGACAGATGGACCAGGATTTATGGGAGATGAACCTTACGAAACGCTCGGAGAAAAATTATCACTTCCTCCATTTTTAGAGCCAAAACGTGCAGAAATTGAGAAGCTCGTGCGTCCGATTGATACAGTAAGAAGTACAAAAGAGTTTGTGAAAGAATAGTACACAAAAAACGCTCAAATAGCTATTTGAGTGTTTTTTGATGTTTTCTACTTTTACATATATCTGTCGCGAATGTTTACTTGAACAATGCCAATGTTCTACAAGGAAGGAGTAGGAGTGGGTTGTGCATAGCCTTCCTTATATTTTTCATCGATGTCTTTGCGAATATCTTTTATTGATTTGCCTCGGTTATAGTCGAGCATAGCTTTAGCTGCAATTTCTATACACAATCCGCATTTTGTTCCATGATCATCCCAGACAACTGCTCCATTTCTTTTGTTTTTAAAAATAAAGCAGTCATAGCTATTTTTGTGATTCGCTTCCATGCCACATCCACAGTAGCAAGGGATTTTTTCAAGTAGTTCACGATTTTTAGCAACGGATAGATAAACTAGCTTCATGTCTTTAGGCTGGTTCTTCAAAAACTGTGGTAAAACATCTGCTCCTGGAGTCTCTTCGCGAATATCAGCAACTGCAGCTTTATGATGTTCATGACCTGAATGTGCAGAAGAGTTTGTAGCAGAAGAAGTTGTTGTATTGTTTGAGCAAGCTGATAATCCAATACTTGTAGCGAGAAGCCCCAACAAAATAATTGATTTTTTCAATACAATTAACATCCTTTCATGTCAAAATAAATGATAGTTTCATCATACACGGCAGTTTATCTATGTAGATAATCAAATACCTGCTTGTTTATATCTAATTCTCTATAAGTATGCAGAGCGGTTATCGTGTATGATAGAGATGGACGAGGAAAAAACATGAAGCATGAATTTCTCATAAGGTGCGTTTTGTAAGTGATTGTACAGAAGGAGAAAGTGAACGGAGGTTAAACAGTAGTGAGTGAACAAAATCAACGTCTTTTTGAATATATTTTAGAGAATTCAGCCTCTATCAGTGAAGAATGGCTGCACCAAAGAAGTAATATTAAAGGATCGATTTACTCAAAGGACGCAGACGCATCAGTTGAGAAAAAGCTGCGCGAGCAGCATCGTTATACGATCGAAACAATTGCGAGCGGCTTTCTTGACGATCAAGAGATTTTTAAACAACGTATGATGAAATGGACGACGGAAGTAGTAAACAGCAGAATTAAATTTGATACGCCGATTTACGAAGTGGTAGAAGCGCTAAGCAAAACAAGAAAAATTATTTGGACATATGTCAAAACATATAGCCTGATACATTCATCTATTACAAAAGAAGATATACTGTCTTGGAGTGAAGTTTATCATACAACATTTGATAAACTCATTAATGAATTTTCCGAACAGTATTATAAAATCACAAGGCAAAAAATAAGTCTTCAGCAAGAGCTAATCGACGAAACGAGTTTTCCTGTTATTCCAATTGTAGACCACATCGCGGTCTTGCCTTTGGTAGGGCTTATTGATGAAATCAAAGGTGATTCCATTATCGAGGTTGTTCCAAAAAGGTGTGCAGAAAAACATATAAGGCATTTAGTCATTGACTTATCGGGTGTAAATTATGTAGATACGTATGTCGCTCACAAATTTTTTGATTTGATTAACATTTTGCAGCTGCTAGGCATCCATGCGATTATGTCAGGAGTGAGTCCTGACATGGCTCAGACGGCTGTTAATGTAGGAATCAGTTTTAATAAAATTGAAACGTTCGGACATTTAAAACAAGCGCTCTCTTCGCTTGGTGTAAAGAAAAAAGAAGAGGAATAAAGTATAGAAATGCTAGATCGAAACGGAACTGTTTGAGACCTTTACTTTCAGTTCCGTTTTTTTGTTTGTCTATATTCTGTATATGAAAATATGAAATAATATTCTGCTGCATTCAAAATTTTGTAAGCATGTCTTACAAACTCCTTTTCATATGGGGACAAATGGAAGATACTAAGGAGCAAACAAACGGCGGTTTTCTATGACAAACGTCTCGTTTAGCTCAAGAATGGAGGTGTAAAGAGAAGAATAAGAGAAGTACATAATGAGATAGTTAAAGCCTTAGATAAGTACTGATAAGCCGTGTGATTAAGGAGGAGTTCTATGAAAAAAATTTATCTTCTTTGCCTGCTTCCGTTTGTAGGAATATTAGGTTCATTGCCTTTTGTTAACAAAGTGACGCCGTTTATTTTAGGGATGCCTTTTTTTCTTTTTTGGATTGTTATGTGGGTAATCCTTACATCTTTTATTATGGGTATTGTGTACAAGCTCGATCCTGCTGTTAAAGGAGGAGATAAACAATGAATACCGCACTGATTATTATTTTCGGTTTTTTACTTTTAGCTATTTATCTTGGAATTCGAGCTACGCGGGGCAAAAAAATGGATTTAGAACAGTGGAGCGTAGGGGGCAGAGGTTTTGGAACTATTTTTGTCTTCTTTTTGATGGCGGGTGAAATCTATACTACTTTTACGTTTCTAGGTGGAAGCGCTTGGGCATATGGGAAAGGAGGGCCGGCGTTTTATATTTTAGCCTATATTTCTTTAGCGTACGTGTTAGGGTATTGGATTGGTCCGCAAATATGGCGATATGCGAAGCAGCATAAGCTTATGTCTCAGCCGGATTTTTTTGTTTCAAAATACAAAAGTCCGTTTCTTGGTATCGTTGTTTCATGTGCAGGGGTGCTGGCAATTGTTCCTTATATTATTTTACAATTCAAAGGCCTAGGTATTATTGTATCTGAAGCTTCTTATGGCTCTATCTCTTCAACTGCAGCCATTTGGATTGGAGCCATATCATTAACGGTTTACTTAATGATATCAGGCATACATGGTTCTGCTTGGACGGCTATTGTGAAAGATATTATGATTTTTATTGTTGTCTTATTTTTAGGAATATATATGCCGTTTCATTACTACGGAGGCTTACAGCCAATGTTTGAGGCTGTGCATCAAGCAAATCCAACGTTTCTTACTCTTCCCAAGACAGGTCTCAGTATTTCGTGGTTTATTTCTACAGTCATGCTGACCGTATTAGGATTTTACATGTGGCCGCATACGTTTAATGCAACGTATTCAGCTGAAAACGAGAATGTATTTAGAAAGAATTCTATTATAAGTCCTATTTATACGTTAATGCTGCTTTTTGTCTTTTTTGTAGGGTTTACTGCTCTTATGCAGGTACCTGGACTACAAGGCGCAGAAGCGGACTTGTCACTGCTTCGTCTTTCCATTCAAACATTTGACCCGTGGATTGTCGGCTTTATCGGCGCAGCTGGTTTATTAACAGCGCTTGTGCCTGGATCGATGCTCTTGATGGCAGCTTCTACGTCACTATCTAAAAACGTTTACGGCGTGCTTGTTCCCTCAGCGACGGGCAAACAAATTTCGATACTGGCTAAATGCTTCGTACCAGTCATTGCGCTTGTTTCAGTCTATTTTACAATTCATGGAGGGAATACAATTGTAACGCTTTTACTAATGGGCTACAGCATTGTGACGCAGCTGTTTCCTGCTTTTATTTTTAGTTTAATGAAAAACAATATCGTGACTAAATACGGGGCGTGTGCAGGTATTGTTGCCGGCATTGCGTCTGTGATGTATATAACGATTACTGAAACAACGCTTGGCACGTTGTTTCCTGCGTTGCCACAAATCATTAAAGATACAAATGTCGGCGTCATTTCTTTATTTATTAATTTAGTTGTATTAATGGTGGTTAGTTTAGCAACAAAAAAAATCGCCTCACAGCCGCATTTTGAAAGCGGGGCAGTAGATGGCAAACAGATTTTATGAAAATCTTTTTCCAATTGCGTTTTAAGAACATCATGAAGGGTATAAAAGTAGTGCATCACCAAAATGTTCAATATGGCTGCAAGACGTAAGCAGCCTTCTCGATAAAATGTAACGATTGCGTTGTTTTTAAACATAGGTAACGAGTGTGAAAAGCAACAAGACGTATGCCACAAGCGGTGTACGTCTTTTCTATGAAAGATATTCACCTAAAAAAGGAGATGATAACATGACATCTGAAAAAGCATTTGAGCAAAAGAAAGATCTTTTAATGAATCAAATTATTGAATCGGGTTACTTTAAAGCAGAAGACGGGAGACATTTGTACGAATTGAATTTAAGTGAACTAGAACAAACGCATCACGACCTTCAAAGCCAAAAGGTAAGAGAAGTATAATTTGAATCTTCTAGATTATTA
The genomic region above belongs to Priestia megaterium and contains:
- a CDS encoding sodium:solute symporter family protein, whose protein sequence is MNTALIIIFGFLLLAIYLGIRATRGKKMDLEQWSVGGRGFGTIFVFFLMAGEIYTTFTFLGGSAWAYGKGGPAFYILAYISLAYVLGYWIGPQIWRYAKQHKLMSQPDFFVSKYKSPFLGIVVSCAGVLAIVPYIILQFKGLGIIVSEASYGSISSTAAIWIGAISLTVYLMISGIHGSAWTAIVKDIMIFIVVLFLGIYMPFHYYGGLQPMFEAVHQANPTFLTLPKTGLSISWFISTVMLTVLGFYMWPHTFNATYSAENENVFRKNSIISPIYTLMLLFVFFVGFTALMQVPGLQGAEADLSLLRLSIQTFDPWIVGFIGAAGLLTALVPGSMLLMAASTSLSKNVYGVLVPSATGKQISILAKCFVPVIALVSVYFTIHGGNTIVTLLLMGYSIVTQLFPAFIFSLMKNNIVTKYGACAGIVAGIASVMYITITETTLGTLFPALPQIIKDTNVGVISLFINLVVLMVVSLATKKIASQPHFESGAVDGKQIL
- a CDS encoding Fur-regulated basic protein FbpA, with translation MTSEKAFEQKKDLLMNQIIESGYFKAEDGRHLYELNLSELEQTHHDLQSQKVREV
- a CDS encoding DUF3311 domain-containing protein, whose product is MKKIYLLCLLPFVGILGSLPFVNKVTPFILGMPFFLFWIVMWVILTSFIMGIVYKLDPAVKGGDKQ
- a CDS encoding STAS domain-containing protein, producing the protein MSEQNQRLFEYILENSASISEEWLHQRSNIKGSIYSKDADASVEKKLREQHRYTIETIASGFLDDQEIFKQRMMKWTTEVVNSRIKFDTPIYEVVEALSKTRKIIWTYVKTYSLIHSSITKEDILSWSEVYHTTFDKLINEFSEQYYKITRQKISLQQELIDETSFPVIPIVDHIAVLPLVGLIDEIKGDSIIEVVPKRCAEKHIRHLVIDLSGVNYVDTYVAHKFFDLINILQLLGIHAIMSGVSPDMAQTAVNVGISFNKIETFGHLKQALSSLGVKKKEEE
- a CDS encoding PCYCGC motif-containing (lipo)protein, coding for MKKSIILLGLLATSIGLSACSNNTTTSSATNSSAHSGHEHHKAAVADIREETPGADVLPQFLKNQPKDMKLVYLSVAKNRELLEKIPCYCGCGMEANHKNSYDCFIFKNKRNGAVVWDDHGTKCGLCIEIAAKAMLDYNRGKSIKDIRKDIDEKYKEGYAQPTPTPSL